A stretch of Heptranchias perlo isolate sHepPer1 chromosome 1, sHepPer1.hap1, whole genome shotgun sequence DNA encodes these proteins:
- the lbx2 gene encoding transcription factor LBX2 encodes MTSGVNLKSNPALQPRIEERRRRSPLDHFPPPANSNKPLTPFSIEDILNKPSVKKNSHLCSSSRSGPAEKVSGSGVARNGLPSQTSPLCALEELASKTFKGLELSVIQAAEGRDHVTTFGQRQTSKKRRKSRTAFTNHQIYELEKRFLYQKYLSPADRDQIAQQLGLTNAQVITWFQNRRAKLKRDLEEMKADVESLKKLPPQQLEKLVHMEEFPEDGAGSKSDPSDLSPKLSPASGLGAFPSSPQCSSRDQTTDEFSEDEEIEVDD; translated from the exons ATGACATCTGGGGTAAATTTAAAATCGAACCCGGCTTTGCAGCCTCGAATCGAAGAGCGGAGGAGGCGAAGCCCCTTGGATCATTTTCCACCCCCGGCGAACTCAAACAAGCCCCTCACCCCTTTCAGCATCGAGGATATCCTGAACAAGCCCTCGGTCAAAAAAAACTCCCATCTGTGTTCGTCCAGCCGCTCCGGCCCGGCCGAGAAAGTATCCGGCTCCGGGGTGGCAAGAAACGGATTACCTTCCCAGACCTCGCCGCTCTGCGCTCTGGAGGAACTCGCCAGCAAAACTTTTAAGGGTCTCGAATTGAGTGTGATACAAGCGGCCGAAG GCCGGGATCATGTAACGACGTTTGGCCAAAGGCAAACCTCGAAAAAGAGACGCAAGTCCCGCACCGCCTTCACCAACCATCAGATTTACGAGCTGGAGAAAAGGTTTCTTTATCAGAAGTACTTGTCTCCCGCCGACAGGGATCAAATAGCCCAGCAACTGGGCCTGACAAACGCCCAGGTGATAACGTGGTTCCAAAACAGGAGGGCCAAGCTGAAACGGGACCTGGAGGAGATGAAAGCCGACGTGGAGTCCCTCAAGAAACTGCCGCCCCAGCAGTTGGAGAAATTGGTTCACATGGAGGAGTTCCCGGAGGACGGGGCCGGCTCCAAGTCCGACCCCTCGGACCTTTCCCCCAAACTCTCCCCGGCGTCTGGACTCGGGGCCTTTCCCTCCTCGCCGCAGTGTTCCTCCAGAGATCAGACTACTGACGAATTCTCTGAAGACGAGGAAATAGAAGTAGACGATTGA